A section of the Centroberyx gerrardi isolate f3 chromosome 8, fCenGer3.hap1.cur.20231027, whole genome shotgun sequence genome encodes:
- the ccl19a.1 gene encoding C-C motif chemokine 19a.1, with the protein MAPWCDAKLFFCILFFSCCCSVTVAQIPSDCCLRVGDVPVEKKWVINYQRQISGQGCSLDAVVFETRRGVRICAPTNSEWVTNLITHVDKLKTQCQKMKYKGKRCVGVRPK; encoded by the exons ATGGCTCCCTGGTGTGATGCAAAGCTCTTCTTCtgcatcctcttcttctcctgctgctgttcag TGACAGTGGCCCAGATACCCAGCGACTGCTGTCTGAGGGTCGGTGatgttccagttgagaaaaagtgggTCATAAACTACCAACGCCAGATCAGCGGACAAGGCTGCTCGCTTGATGCAGTGGT TTTTGAGACCAGAAGGGGAGTACGTATTTGTGCACCCACCAACAGCGAGTGGGTCACCAACCTGATCACCCATGTGGATAAACTGAAGACACAGTGCCAGAAAATGAAGTACAAG ggaaAACGCTGCGTGGGAGTGAGGCCAAAGTAA